The proteins below are encoded in one region of Rhizobium sp. 9140:
- a CDS encoding HD family hydrolase yields MMSPRAWQRMLSGRRLDLLDPSPLDVELSDIAHGLARVARWNGQTDGPHAFSVAQHSLVVEEIFRRNGRPSASECQMALLHDAPEYVIGDMISPFKAVVGGGYKAVEKRLEGAIHLRFGLPPITPEAVKERIKKADQIAAFFEATVLAGFTQEEARRIFGQPRGITCEMLTMQPLPALEAQRLFIARFEAIEAERAGVRVSERAEP; encoded by the coding sequence CTGATGTCGCCACGGGCCTGGCAGCGCATGCTTTCCGGCCGGCGGCTGGATCTGCTCGATCCCTCGCCGCTCGACGTCGAGCTTTCCGACATCGCGCACGGGCTTGCGCGCGTGGCGCGGTGGAACGGGCAAACCGATGGGCCGCACGCTTTCTCGGTCGCCCAACACTCTCTCGTGGTCGAGGAGATCTTTCGCCGCAACGGACGGCCAAGTGCATCGGAATGCCAGATGGCTCTGCTGCACGATGCGCCTGAATATGTGATCGGCGATATGATCTCCCCGTTCAAGGCCGTCGTCGGCGGTGGCTACAAGGCGGTCGAGAAGCGGCTGGAAGGCGCGATCCACCTGCGGTTCGGTCTGCCGCCGATCACACCGGAGGCCGTAAAGGAGCGGATCAAGAAGGCTGACCAGATCGCGGCCTTTTTCGAAGCGACCGTCCTGGCCGGCTTCACGCAGGAGGAAGCACGGCGTATTTTTGGGCAGCCGCGCGGCATCACCTGCGAGATGTTGACGATGCAGCCCCTGCCCGCGCTCGAGGCGCAACGGCTGTTCATCGCGCGGTTCGAGGCGATCGAAGCGGAGCGCGCGGGCGTTCGCGTGTCGGAAAGAGCGGAACCATGA
- a CDS encoding CAF17-like 4Fe-4S cluster assembly/insertion protein YgfZ, which yields MSLFAVPDRALVIVSGETAVEFLQALITTDVMQLTADEVRPGALLTPQGKILFDFLVSRTETGLRLETSTEQAPPLLKRLTLYKLRAPITLALDTEIDVAVSFDAVEGALLDVRFAMSGSPAYRIYGTTGIADTEGRVDDARIAAGIAVSGADYALQDAFPHDILLDKNGGLSFRKGCYVGQEVVSRMQHRGTARRRVVTVEGISDLPTSGTAITAGGKPIGTLGSVAGRSGLAIVRIDKVGDALASQTDILAGDVKVALALPAWTGLAFPVPSPNTETSEAGA from the coding sequence ATGTCTCTCTTTGCAGTCCCAGATCGCGCCCTCGTCATCGTTTCCGGAGAGACGGCGGTCGAATTTCTGCAGGCGCTGATCACCACCGATGTCATGCAGTTGACAGCGGACGAAGTGCGCCCCGGCGCGCTCCTGACGCCGCAGGGCAAGATCCTGTTCGACTTTCTGGTGAGCCGGACGGAAACGGGCCTGCGGCTGGAGACCAGCACCGAGCAAGCGCCTCCCCTCCTGAAGCGGCTGACGCTCTACAAGCTCCGCGCACCCATCACGCTCGCTCTGGACACCGAGATCGATGTCGCCGTGTCGTTCGATGCGGTCGAGGGTGCGCTGCTCGACGTGCGCTTTGCAATGTCGGGTTCTCCGGCCTACCGGATCTATGGCACCACGGGCATTGCCGACACCGAAGGACGTGTCGATGACGCTCGGATCGCCGCCGGCATTGCGGTGTCCGGCGCGGACTATGCGCTGCAGGATGCCTTTCCGCACGACATCCTTCTCGACAAGAATGGCGGGCTGTCGTTCCGCAAGGGCTGCTATGTCGGGCAGGAAGTCGTCTCCCGCATGCAGCACCGTGGCACGGCGCGGCGGCGCGTGGTGACGGTCGAGGGCATCTCCGACCTGCCGACGTCCGGCACGGCGATCACGGCCGGCGGCAAGCCGATCGGCACGCTCGGCAGCGTAGCCGGTCGCTCGGGACTTGCGATCGTGCGGATCGACAAAGTTGGCGACGCGCTGGCAAGCCAGACCGACATCCTGGCGGGCGACGTCAAGGTGGCGCTGGCGCTGCCCGCCTGGACCGGGCTCGCCTTTCCCGTACCCTCCCCCAACACCGAAACGTCCGAGGCTGGCGCCTGA
- a CDS encoding TIGR02301 family protein encodes MTGKPGLAKSTEPGIFAGMTFEIPLRPALAGLFMLFSLPLPSAQAQPATDRPPAPGVDAHAIKPTPYDARLLRMAEIVGSVTYLRTLCGDAKAGEWRADMQALIDREAGAEPDRKARLTAAFNRGYRSFASVYTSCTPSAVLADQRYRDEGATLAAEIVSRFGN; translated from the coding sequence ATGACGGGGAAGCCGGGACTTGCGAAATCGACGGAACCGGGCATTTTTGCTGGCATGACCTTCGAGATTCCCCTCCGCCCTGCTCTTGCCGGCCTTTTCATGCTGTTCAGCTTGCCGCTGCCCTCAGCCCAGGCGCAGCCGGCCACGGATCGCCCGCCTGCGCCGGGCGTCGATGCGCATGCGATAAAGCCGACACCATACGACGCAAGGCTTCTGCGGATGGCGGAGATCGTGGGTTCCGTCACCTATCTGCGAACGCTCTGCGGGGATGCGAAGGCCGGGGAATGGCGCGCCGACATGCAGGCGCTGATCGACCGGGAGGCCGGCGCGGAGCCGGATCGCAAGGCGCGGCTGACCGCCGCCTTCAACAGGGGCTATCGCAGTTTCGCCTCGGTCTATACAAGCTGTACCCCGAGCGCCGTGCTGGCCGACCAGCGTTACCGTGACGAAGGGGCAACACTGGCCGCCGAAATCGTCTCGCGGTTCGGAAATTAG
- a CDS encoding NUDIX hydrolase, producing the protein MTASPPPALASSAIVVRNGRYLLVRRSKPPSADMFAFPGGRAEPGETPAETAVRELFEETGITGSVPVLFATYDLPVDTADGAGGRHFFLSVFRVEADIDAEAVAGDDAASLGWYTAAEIADLPAPPSVRDCIARLEAMRE; encoded by the coding sequence ATGACTGCCTCTCCGCCGCCTGCCCTCGCTTCTTCCGCCATCGTCGTGCGCAACGGTCGCTACCTGCTCGTGCGCCGCTCCAAGCCGCCATCTGCCGACATGTTCGCCTTTCCGGGCGGGCGGGCAGAGCCCGGCGAAACGCCGGCGGAAACGGCGGTGCGGGAACTGTTCGAGGAGACCGGCATCACGGGCTCAGTGCCGGTGCTCTTTGCGACCTACGACCTGCCTGTGGACACAGCGGATGGCGCGGGCGGGCGGCATTTCTTCCTCTCGGTGTTTCGCGTCGAGGCGGATATCGACGCCGAAGCGGTCGCCGGGGACGATGCGGCGAGCCTTGGCTGGTACACCGCCGCCGAGATTGCCGACCTGCCGGCCCCGCCGAGCGTGCGCGATTGCATCGCCCGGCTGGAAGCCATGAGGGAATGA
- a CDS encoding SOS response-associated peptidase, with the protein MCGRYALTVTPEELEEALAVIDAGDFPPRYNIAPTQPIIVITAADRTDPRSNTPPRRTALVRWGFLPGWVKDPNDFPLLLNARAETAIEKASFRAAMRHRRVLVPASGFYEWRRHPKESGLPSQAYWIRPKSGGLVAFGGLMETWASADGSEMDTGAILTTRSNTAMSFIHERMPVVIRPEDFARWLDCKTQEPRDVADLMVPADENLFDVVPVSDAVNKVANTTPDIQTPVDLTALAHAPPKPDRKKPAPAGPPEDGDSPQLMLF; encoded by the coding sequence ATGTGCGGACGCTATGCCCTGACGGTCACGCCCGAAGAGCTTGAGGAGGCGCTGGCCGTCATCGACGCTGGCGACTTTCCGCCGCGCTACAATATCGCGCCAACCCAGCCGATCATCGTCATCACCGCAGCAGACCGCACCGACCCGCGCAGCAACACGCCGCCACGCCGGACAGCGCTCGTGCGCTGGGGCTTTCTGCCCGGCTGGGTCAAAGACCCGAACGATTTTCCGCTGCTCCTGAACGCGCGCGCCGAAACGGCCATCGAGAAGGCCTCGTTCCGTGCGGCCATGCGTCACCGCCGCGTGCTCGTGCCGGCATCAGGCTTCTACGAGTGGAGACGCCATCCCAAGGAAAGCGGTCTGCCGTCACAAGCTTACTGGATCCGGCCGAAATCCGGCGGCCTCGTCGCTTTCGGCGGCCTGATGGAAACATGGGCCTCTGCCGACGGCTCGGAGATGGATACGGGCGCGATTCTCACGACCCGTTCCAACACGGCGATGTCTTTCATTCATGAGCGAATGCCCGTGGTGATCCGGCCTGAAGACTTCGCCCGGTGGCTCGATTGCAAGACGCAGGAGCCGCGCGACGTTGCCGACCTGATGGTGCCGGCCGATGAAAACCTGTTCGACGTCGTGCCGGTTTCCGACGCCGTCAACAAGGTCGCCAATACGACGCCCGATATCCAGACCCCCGTCGACCTCACGGCGTTGGCGCATGCGCCGCCAAAGCCGGACAGAAAGAAGCCCGCACCGGCAGGACCGCCGGAGGATGGGGACAGTCCTCAACTCATGCTGTTCTGA